From the genome of Muricauda sp. SCSIO 64092, one region includes:
- a CDS encoding bifunctional riboflavin kinase/FAD synthetase: METIQGISQFNSHKNTAITIGTFDGVHIGHKRILERLINNAKNTGTKSTVLTFFPHPRMVLQKDSEIKLLNTLAEKQQILREMGLDFLIVHPFTKAFSRLTALEFVRDLLVNKLKVKSVVIGYDHRFGRNRNANIKDLIGFGNTFDFKVEEIPAQEIDEVSVSSTKIRNALLNGDIETANAYLGYKYMLSGKVVRGKGLGKDLGFPTANLKIEEAYKLIPQNGAYIITCEFGNTITQGMMNIGYNPTVDGKNKNIEVHLFNVDQDLYNKDLQIRLIKKIRDEQKFDSLQSLSDQLRTDKENALEFLKNEIY, from the coding sequence GTGGAAACGATCCAAGGCATCTCACAATTCAACTCTCATAAAAACACCGCAATTACCATTGGCACATTTGATGGCGTGCACATTGGCCATAAACGTATCTTGGAACGCCTCATAAATAATGCCAAAAATACAGGAACCAAGTCTACCGTGCTTACTTTTTTTCCGCACCCAAGAATGGTACTCCAAAAAGACTCCGAAATAAAGCTGTTGAACACCCTTGCAGAAAAACAACAGATCTTAAGGGAAATGGGACTGGATTTCCTCATTGTCCATCCGTTTACCAAAGCATTTTCAAGACTCACCGCATTGGAATTTGTGCGTGACCTTTTGGTCAATAAGCTTAAGGTCAAAAGCGTGGTAATTGGGTACGATCACAGATTTGGACGCAATAGAAATGCCAATATCAAGGATCTCATAGGTTTTGGAAATACATTTGATTTTAAGGTTGAAGAAATCCCCGCCCAAGAAATCGACGAAGTTTCGGTAAGTTCAACAAAAATCAGAAATGCATTGCTCAACGGGGATATCGAAACGGCAAACGCCTATCTGGGTTACAAATACATGCTTTCCGGAAAGGTGGTAAGGGGAAAGGGACTTGGAAAGGATTTAGGGTTCCCAACGGCAAATCTAAAAATTGAGGAGGCCTACAAACTCATTCCGCAAAACGGGGCGTACATCATAACCTGCGAATTTGGGAATACAATTACCCAAGGAATGATGAATATAGGGTATAACCCCACTGTAGACGGCAAAAACAAGAATATAGAGGTACACCTTTTTAATGTAGACCAGGACCTATATAACAAGGACCTACAGATACGCCTTATAAAAAAAATCAGGGACGAACAAAAATTTGACTCGCTCCAATCCCTCAGTGATCAATTGAGGACCGATAAAGAAAATGCACTGGAATTCCTGAAAAATGAAATCTATTAA
- a CDS encoding HTTM domain-containing protein, which yields MKSINQFLFRRIDNAQLVVFRVFYGILVCCEAFGAIATGWVRRTFIEPKFTFNFIGFEWLQPLPGDGMYYYFVVMGIFGILITLGYKYRFSAFAFAFMWSGVYLMQKTSYNNHYYLLMLLAFIMGLLPAHKNLSLDASRNPKIKKDWMHNWVRWLIIAQLFIVYTYASVAKLYADWLDFSIIELLMKGKKEYWLIGELLQEKWLHKAVAVFGILFDLLVIPALLWKPTRKVAFGFSIFFHLFNSYVFRIGIFPYLSLAFCVFFFDAQTIRNVFLKKKNADIPSKLGFPSGYKWITGAISIYLVIQLLLPLRHYTFEDDVLWTEEGHRLSWRMMLRTRSGYTHFKVVNKATKDTTSVDLDDYLTKKQRRKTGSYPDYIWQFAQRLKKEYAKKGEDVSVFVTSRVKVNAGKYHTLIDPNTDLAAVPWKHFSHHDWILPRENEKSNPKK from the coding sequence ATGAAATCTATTAACCAGTTCCTCTTCCGTAGAATTGACAATGCCCAGTTGGTGGTTTTCCGGGTCTTTTATGGTATCCTAGTCTGTTGTGAGGCCTTTGGTGCCATTGCCACAGGTTGGGTAAGACGTACGTTTATTGAACCTAAGTTCACTTTTAATTTCATTGGCTTCGAGTGGTTGCAACCACTGCCCGGGGATGGTATGTACTACTATTTTGTAGTTATGGGAATCTTTGGAATCCTTATCACTTTGGGCTATAAGTATCGTTTCAGTGCATTTGCGTTTGCGTTTATGTGGTCCGGGGTATATCTCATGCAAAAAACCTCGTACAATAACCACTACTACCTTTTAATGTTATTGGCATTTATTATGGGGCTTTTACCGGCACACAAAAACCTTTCCCTTGATGCCAGCCGCAATCCCAAGATAAAAAAGGATTGGATGCACAATTGGGTCCGATGGTTGATCATAGCACAACTGTTCATTGTATACACCTATGCGTCCGTAGCAAAACTATATGCCGATTGGCTGGATTTTAGCATCATTGAACTTTTGATGAAAGGAAAAAAAGAGTATTGGTTGATTGGGGAACTGCTTCAGGAGAAATGGTTGCATAAAGCAGTTGCCGTGTTTGGGATTCTCTTTGATCTATTGGTGATTCCCGCCCTATTGTGGAAACCGACCAGAAAGGTTGCCTTTGGCTTTTCCATCTTTTTCCATCTTTTTAACAGTTATGTATTCCGAATTGGGATTTTCCCTTATCTCTCACTGGCATTTTGCGTGTTTTTCTTTGATGCACAGACCATAAGAAACGTATTCTTGAAGAAGAAAAATGCTGATATTCCTTCAAAGTTGGGTTTTCCGAGTGGGTACAAATGGATAACTGGAGCCATAAGTATCTATTTGGTCATACAGCTTCTACTCCCCCTAAGGCACTACACCTTTGAAGATGATGTGCTTTGGACCGAAGAAGGACATCGATTAAGTTGGCGGATGATGTTGCGAACGCGTTCCGGATACACACATTTTAAAGTGGTGAATAAAGCAACCAAGGATACCACATCCGTGGATTTGGATGATTACCTCACAAAAAAGCAACGGCGCAAAACAGGCAGCTATCCGGACTATATTTGGCAATTTGCACAAAGGCTCAAAAAGGAGTATGCCAAAAAAGGAGAGGATGTAAGCGTCTTTGTCACTTCAAGGGTCAAGGTCAATGCAGGGAAGTATCACACCCTCATAGACCCAAATACCGATTTAGCCGCCGTTCCCTGGAAACATTTCTCCCATCATGATTGGATTTTGCCCAGGGAAAATGAAAAATCGAATCCAAAAAAGTAA
- the serS gene encoding serine--tRNA ligase, which yields MLQLQKIRENKEAYIEALAKRNIEGGKLLDDALQLDEKRRATQTELDATLAKSNTLSKEIGMLFKSGRTAEANAIKATTAELKETSKNLGDQLNLVSNELQELLYQIPNIPHNSVPKGNTDEDNEEIFREGEIPELQQGALPHWELAKKYDIIDFELGVKVTGAGFPIYKGKGARLQRALISYFLDKNTEAGYTEIQVPHLVNEASGYGTGQLPDKEGQMYHIGEDNLYLIPTAEVPVTNILRGEILNASNFPIKYTGYTPCFRREAGSYGAHVRGLNRLHQFDKVEIVRVEHPDNSYHALDEMVEHVKNILRELKLPYRILRLCGGDLGFTSALTYDFEVFSTAQDRWLEISSVSNFETYQANRLKLRFKDADGKRHLAHTLNGSALALPRVLAGILENYQTENGIAIPEVLVPYCGFEVID from the coding sequence ATGCTTCAGCTGCAGAAAATAAGGGAGAATAAAGAAGCCTATATTGAGGCCTTGGCAAAAAGAAACATTGAAGGGGGCAAACTTCTGGACGATGCGTTACAACTTGATGAAAAACGCCGTGCAACACAAACCGAACTGGATGCCACTTTGGCAAAATCCAATACCCTTTCCAAGGAAATAGGAATGCTCTTTAAAAGTGGCAGGACAGCTGAAGCAAACGCCATAAAAGCTACCACTGCCGAGCTCAAGGAAACGTCCAAAAATCTTGGGGATCAACTTAATCTGGTCTCAAATGAACTTCAGGAACTGTTGTATCAGATTCCCAATATTCCCCATAATTCCGTGCCCAAGGGAAATACCGATGAAGACAATGAGGAGATTTTTAGGGAAGGGGAAATCCCCGAATTGCAGCAAGGGGCACTTCCCCATTGGGAGTTGGCCAAAAAGTATGACATCATAGACTTTGAACTTGGGGTAAAAGTCACTGGTGCGGGCTTTCCTATTTATAAAGGAAAGGGGGCTCGTTTGCAAAGGGCCTTGATTTCCTACTTTTTGGACAAAAACACCGAAGCCGGTTATACCGAAATACAGGTACCACACTTAGTGAACGAGGCTTCAGGCTATGGGACTGGACAGTTACCGGATAAAGAGGGGCAGATGTACCATATTGGGGAAGACAATCTGTATCTGATCCCCACTGCGGAAGTACCGGTCACCAATATTCTTAGGGGCGAAATTTTGAACGCATCCAATTTCCCAATAAAATATACAGGCTATACCCCGTGCTTTAGAAGGGAAGCGGGCAGTTATGGTGCACACGTACGTGGTTTGAACCGACTGCACCAATTTGATAAGGTCGAAATTGTACGGGTAGAGCATCCGGACAACTCCTACCACGCTTTGGATGAGATGGTGGAACATGTCAAAAACATACTAAGGGAATTAAAACTTCCCTACCGTATTCTTAGGCTTTGCGGTGGTGATCTTGGGTTCACTTCTGCCCTGACCTATGACTTTGAAGTATTCTCCACCGCACAGGATCGATGGTTGGAAATCAGTTCCGTTTCCAATTTTGAAACCTATCAGGCCAATCGGTTAAAGCTTCGTTTTAAGGATGCAGATGGGAAACGGCATCTGGCACACACCCTAAATGGCAGTGCTTTGGCCTTACCCCGTGTTTTGGCCGGCATTTTGGAGAACTATCAAACGG